From Ictalurus punctatus breed USDA103 chromosome 2, Coco_2.0, whole genome shotgun sequence:
gcatcatgctgtggggatgtttttcagtggcaggaactgggagactagtcaggatcaagggaaagatgaatgcagcaatgtacagagacacccttgatgaaaacctgctccagagcactctggacctcagactggggcaaaggttcattttccagcaggacaacgaccctaagcacacagccaagataacaaaggagtggctacaggacaactctctgaatgtccttgagtggcccagccagagcacagacttgaacctgattgaacatctctggagagatctgaaaatggctgtgcaccaacgctccccatccaagctgatggagcttgagaggtcctgcaaagaagattGGGAGAacctgcccaaaaataggtgtgccaagcttgtagcatcattctcaaaaagacttgaagcTGTTATttgtgccaaaggtgcttcaacatagtattgagcaaaggctgtgaatacttaggtacatgtgcttttttttgttttttattttaatagatttgtaaagatttcaaacaaacttctttcacgttgacattatggggtattgtttgtagaattttgaggaaaataattaatttaatccattttggaataaggctgtaacataacaaaatgtggaaaaagaatactttctggatgcactgtatattgtGGGAGTAAAAATACAGGAGAggaattaacacacacacacacacacacacacacacacacacacacatacacacacacacacacacacacacacacacacacacctgactatCTTTTTCTCTTACATCCACTCACTCCTAcaatgtgtctctctctctctctctctctctctctctctctctctctctctctctctctctctctctctctctctctctctctctctctctctctcactcacacacacacacacacacacacacacacacacacacacacacacacacacagtgtgaatGCTAACTGATCCCTAACCCTGATTCCCTTTATTATTGATATACAAATAACAGAATTGGTAAAGAGCTTTCTGTCATGAAAAAGATTTGTTCCATTAAAAAGACACATGTTTTTCATAAGATGAATCTCATCCTcatgttttaaatacatttaaatactaaaatgtatttaaaatgtgttaatatgaGACATTGAACACTGAGACTATATATTATTGTCAAATTCCCAAAGAAGACCAAAGTCTGTGCTTATTGAGtacatacactacatacaccaagattgaaaatgaaaatgaatcactgaaTGAAGCTTTAACTTTTACTTTTCCAGTATGGAACAAATCAGGATGGagcagtttctctgtaataagctgcattttttaaatcaactttATGGTGGTAACTGTGACTCTGCTTCATCCCACCACACTGTCATTGCTTAATTCCCTGTAACAGTACccatgctgtgttttattccttacttaatgtaATGCGCTCCTTCTAACATTGTAATGGATCAACAACACCACACCACCCTGAGGCTGAGTAAACCCAACAAGAAAACAATATTCAGTTAATGTGTATAGATACGGACATACAGTGTCTTAGGGGTTAACAACCTCCCGGGTCCTGGGTTCGATTTATGCCGCTGCCCTGTAtctggagcttgcatgttctccccgtgctgcaggggctTCCaacaggtactctggtttccaccAAAGACaggcatggtaggttgattggcatgtctaaagtgtccatagtgtatgaacgggtgtgcgaatgtttatgtgattgtgccctgcaattgactggcaccccgtccagggtgtacctgccttgtgcccaacgctccccaggataggctccaggttccctgcacctgtaggataagcaatatagaaaatggatgggtggatggatgtgtaTAGACACATTTATGCattaagagaaaatgaaaataaatagtcACATACGTTAATAATGTATATTGATTCAGATATGTAGGATTGCATAAAATTTACACTAAGATAAGGAGTGTCTCTATGCAAATGTCCTTACCTGTTGTATATTTAAGCAATGAAGACCGAGAGCTTGTACTTATTCTGCttaaacacacaccatgatCGCTACAtccctactgctgctgctgctgctagcAGTCGTACACTGtaagtgtttttacatttgacatAAATATCGCTTTTGGgcacattttttcttttatggcATTAAAATGATCCTTTCTTTAACAGGTGTTCACTGTGTTGAGCTGATCCAGCCCGGATCCACAGTATTAACCCCTGGTCAGTCAATGACTCTGACCTGCAAAGTGTCTGGATATTCATTAACTGATAGCAGCTACTGTACAGACTGGATacgacaacctgcaggaaaagctctggAATGGATCGGACGTATATGTGGTAGCGGTAGCACATTATAcagtgagaaactgaaaagcagCTTTCAGGTTTCCAGAGACACGTCTAGCAGCACAGTAACATTAACAGGacagaacatgcagactgaagacacagctgtgtatcacTGTGCTCGTTAcccacagtgagacagatcaaCAATAAACCTGTACAAACACACCTTATACAAATGCCTATTAGTCCACAAGTGCAACACTTATCTATCTAAATCTAACTAAAAAACATATATTCACACAGATGAAAACAAAGAGTTTAAAGTTATTTTCTTAGACGTTTATAATGTAGAATTTAAACCATATATCTAATATAATAAtgctacatttttaataatgctgCACATTATACAAACTATTATAATCACATCACTTAGAAGAACTTGTTATACTATAGTATCTTTACCTAACAATAACCACATCGACAAACTAGAATTTTTGTGATCATGTGTGAAAAAGTATGAGAGCGTTTTGTCATGACTTTTAAGAGATGTGGAGTTTTTATATCATAATCTCAATATCCTCAAGCACAGATAATTATTATCATGAAAATGTATTCTTTAATCGTTGTGCTTATTACACTGACTCtataatgttttaatgaaaatgatAGAATTTGATTAAGAGGCTTCTGTTCCATTAAAAATCCACATATCCTTCATGAGATGAATCTCTTCCATATGATTTAAACACGTTTTGAATACCTTCTTCTCCCATCATGACCAGATATGCAAATTCAAGCGTCAGGGTTGGATATCACTCTATTTATGAGATGTGATGGTCTCTGTTAAACTTTGGAGAACAGAGAAGACCCCagtacacacaacacacaccatgttctCTACATCTCTACTGCTTCTGCTGGCAACTGCTTCCTGTGAGTGCTTTATCAAATTCATTCATGtactacaataacaataaatgtgcaGCATATATTGTGTGGGATATCACCATGTGTTTTCTTCCATAGATGTGCATGGTGAAGAACTGACTCAGCCTGCTTCCATGACAGTCCAGCCAGGCCAGAGTCTCTCCATCAACTGCAAggtttcatattcagttaccaGCTATCGTACAGACTGGATccgacaacctgcaggaaaagctctggAGTGGATTGGATACAtcagtagtggtggtagtacaTATTACAGTgacaaactgaaaaataagTTCAGCATCTCCAGAGACACTGCTACTAACACAATAACAATTCAAGGACAGAatctgcaaactgaagacacagtTGTGTATTACTGCGCAAGATACACAGTGACACAGAATAGTGGATTCTCCTTACAAAAACTTTGAGACATGTTAGAGATCCTCTCAATGCAACTAATAAACCATCTCAATCACACTATTACATTTTATCCAGAGGAATGAAtttcacaattaaacacacaaatagtcattaaaaatatatacatacattgcTCAAAGACTGATTTTGAACCATTATTAATCTCTcattgtataaaatatttaagaaatatttgGAATAAATGTTTGATTGAGAGTCCATGACAGTCCAGCCAGGCCAGAGTCTCTCCATCAACTGCAAGGATTCACATTTAGTTACCAGCTATTACACAGCTTGGATCCAACAACCTTCAGGTAAAGCTTTAGAGTGGATCAACACCATTGATTATGATGGGGATTTTTATAATAAAGATTCACCTGAAGACAAGTTTGTCATCTTTCGAGACACTTCCAGTAACACAGTGATCTTACGGAGAcagaaaatgcagactgaagtcacagctgtgtattactgcgctCGGGATCCACACTTCACAAAAACATGATCACAATTCAGTTCCGTATTGAAATAATAACTACATTTAACTGAGCGAATAATCcccacattataaacatttcagCAAGACACCAagatcattatttattaatacaaaGTTTTTCTCAGATCAtgcttaataaaatatattatctatttttttttttagctatctGAAATTAAATGCCTTTGAATGTCCAGCTAACATATCACTTGcgttaataaaatatatatatttgttgacTCAATACACTACACAGAGGACTGCACTGACTATCACCACGACCTCTTTCACTACCTGTTTGATAGCTATGTTTAACAGTGTCACGTTttgtgacgtaacggagatatgACGAATGCAATCGCAGTTTGAGCAGGTTTTATTGAGAGACACGGGCAGGTTAATCCAAatcgtgatccaaaaacgtaatccaaaacatgcaagaggtcaggcgatcggcaaacaggcataaactgggcaaggctgGAAACtatgtcgtggtcacggaaaacaggtcgagatacaaaacatgaaacataagctatgactatgaactgggagcagagaaaccagcgtgaactaaacagaAGAATCTAAACATGACTAAGTGTAGTAAGGAATCAGTAGTAAGAAATCAATACTAAGGTTCTAATCTATCTAAACTACTCTTatattccgcgttgtgtgctagGAGGcgtgcggtatatatgcggacatgatcagagTCGTAAATGCTCACATCTGAGagcgattcagacacacgtgaaatcccagccaatgacagagcagggaggagacatgacaaaaacataaacaaacacacgtgttcAAATGTCACGAATGTCAACAACGAAAAGCAGGCGCTCGCGCACCTTGCACGGCAGTGTGCATTCACATGCTCttcagcacgctgcttaaaggggaagtcgTGACAAACAGGAACTCTGCTTTGATTCATTTTTGATTATTGTcctcccgaagtgttttattccttactgaatCTGTCACTGAGCTCCTCTTCTTCTGTGGTATTTTAGATAAAGCTCCAAGTATTATCTATTCATAAACATTTCAATGaatttataatgtataaaaacatattttgggGGTTTTCACTCAAAAAACATTTAGTAAAACAGGTTCTTGGTTTCCTAAAGTCTTCATTAGATGAGTAATGGTTCTTGTAAAaatggttctacttggaaccctttctgatagtgaaacattctgttgtagggttctacatagaaccttatAATCATCCACTCATCTACACACTGACCAGCATGTGGTTGTGGATTTAATACATCCATAGGGGGTCATGAATATAAGCTAATTTATAATCCACCTTATATTGAGGGCAAACAGCAAAATGGTGCCACATTTTTATCACCAGCTAGCCAAAATCACTTTACGCGCTATTAAAAGCCCAGCGTCATTTTTATGTGCTTAAAAGGGAACCGCCAAAATGGAACCAAAAGGCGCTCAAATTATCACCAGTTGAGACATTAAGGTAGAactaaaca
This genomic window contains:
- the LOC108275153 gene encoding Ig heavy chain Mem5-like; the protein is MIATSLLLLLLLAVVHCVHCVELIQPGSTVLTPGQSMTLTCKVSGYSLTDSSYCTDWIRQPAGKALEWIGRICGSGSTLYSEKLKSSFQVSRDTSSSTVTLTGQNMQTEDTAVYHCARYPQTEKTPVHTTHTMFSTSLLLLLATASYVHGEELTQPASMTVQPGQSLSINCKVSYSVTSYRTDWIRQPAGKALEWIGYISSGGSTYYSDKLKNKFSISRDTATNTITIQGQNLQTEDTVVYYCARYTVTQNSGFSLQKL